One Methanolinea sp. DNA window includes the following coding sequences:
- a CDS encoding V-type ATP synthase subunit B, which translates to MQRGAREFRSVTEIHGPLMVVDGVSGVAYGEVVEITLSTGEKRLGQVLESRTSRAIVQVFGTTRDLDTSTTTARFTGRTMHIPVTEDMLGRIFDGIARPLDGSAPPVGEEERDIHGSPINPDAREHPRDSIQTGISVIDGMNTLVRGQKLPIFSGAGLPHNLIAAQITRQARVRGQEEHFAVVFAAMGITHEEASFFVSDFTRTGALERAVIFLNLADDPAIERIITPRLALTTAEFLAFEKGMHVLVVLTDLTNYCEALREISAAREEVPGRRGYPGYMYTDLASIFERAGRIKGRPGSITQIPILTMPDDDITHPVPDLTGYITEGQIVLSRDLHRKGIYPPINPLPCLSRLMQGGIGPGRTREDHAQVNNQLYAAYSQGIRLKSLVAVVGEEGLSEIDRTYIRFADRFEREFIAQGPEEMRSFEATLDRAWDLLSLLPEAELRRIDVSFIRKYHPAHRGRGE; encoded by the coding sequence ATGCAGAGGGGAGCACGCGAGTTCCGGTCCGTGACCGAGATCCACGGGCCCCTCATGGTCGTGGACGGCGTTTCTGGCGTCGCGTACGGCGAGGTCGTCGAGATTACCCTCTCCACGGGCGAAAAGAGGCTCGGGCAGGTCCTCGAGTCGCGGACATCGAGGGCGATCGTCCAGGTCTTCGGGACGACGCGCGACCTCGACACGAGCACGACGACGGCGCGGTTCACGGGGAGGACAATGCACATCCCGGTCACGGAGGACATGCTCGGGAGGATATTCGACGGGATTGCCCGGCCCCTCGACGGGAGTGCACCCCCCGTGGGCGAGGAAGAAAGGGACATCCACGGCTCGCCCATCAACCCGGACGCGAGGGAGCACCCGAGGGATTCCATCCAGACGGGAATCTCGGTCATCGACGGGATGAACACCCTCGTCCGCGGGCAGAAACTCCCCATATTCAGCGGTGCAGGGCTGCCGCACAACCTCATCGCGGCCCAGATCACCCGGCAGGCGAGGGTCAGGGGACAGGAAGAGCACTTCGCGGTAGTCTTCGCCGCGATGGGAATCACCCACGAGGAGGCTTCGTTCTTCGTCTCCGACTTCACCCGGACGGGTGCACTCGAGCGGGCAGTCATCTTCCTCAACCTCGCCGACGATCCCGCCATCGAGCGGATCATCACGCCCCGGCTCGCACTCACGACAGCCGAGTTCCTCGCCTTCGAGAAGGGGATGCACGTCCTCGTGGTCCTCACGGACCTCACCAACTACTGCGAGGCACTGAGGGAGATCTCGGCCGCGCGCGAGGAGGTCCCGGGGAGGAGGGGGTACCCGGGGTACATGTACACGGACCTCGCGAGCATATTCGAGAGGGCGGGCCGGATAAAGGGCCGGCCGGGCTCCATCACGCAGATACCCATCCTGACGATGCCCGACGACGACATCACGCACCCCGTGCCCGACCTCACGGGGTACATCACGGAGGGGCAGATCGTCCTCTCGAGGGACCTGCACAGGAAGGGCATCTACCCCCCCATCAACCCGCTCCCCTGCCTCTCCCGCCTCATGCAGGGCGGGATAGGGCCCGGGAGGACGAGGGAAGACCACGCCCAGGTCAACAACCAGCTCTACGCTGCGTACTCGCAGGGCATCAGGTTGAAGAGCCTCGTTGCGGTCGTGGGTGAAGAAGGGCTCTCGGAGATCGACCGTACCTACATCAGGTTCGCGGACCGGTTCGAGCGGGAATTCATCGCGCAGGGACCCGAGGAGATGCGCTCGTTCGAGGCGACACTCGACCGGGCATGGGACCTCCTCTCCCTCCTCCCCGAGGCAGAGCTCCGGAGGATCGACGTCTCGTTCATCAGGAAGTACCACCCGGCGCACAGGGGGAGAGGAGAGTGA
- a CDS encoding V-type ATP synthase subunit D, translated as MSGRGRSGVRPTRIELLKLKKQELLARRGHDLLQEKLDAMVVAFYEHREAYLAQRRRAIEAYRSALSALALAEMIAGTDTVDSIAFSSPALPDIPLGTRLVMGVRVPALPPGPLPVHERGYAILGTPSALDTASAKWEEATREMIVLAEKAGTLERLAREIQKTRRRVNALEKILIPRLQSTRKYIEMHLEEREREDQFRRKRIKHLKGEAA; from the coding sequence GTGAGCGGCCGGGGGAGGAGCGGGGTCCGGCCGACGAGGATCGAGCTCCTGAAGCTGAAGAAGCAGGAACTCCTCGCGCGGAGGGGGCACGACCTCCTCCAGGAGAAACTCGACGCGATGGTGGTCGCGTTCTACGAGCACAGGGAGGCTTACCTCGCCCAGAGGCGGCGGGCCATCGAGGCGTACCGCTCCGCGCTCTCCGCGCTCGCGCTCGCCGAGATGATTGCGGGGACCGACACCGTGGATTCCATCGCGTTCTCGTCTCCCGCCCTCCCCGACATTCCCCTCGGCACGCGCCTCGTGATGGGGGTCCGGGTGCCGGCCCTGCCGCCGGGACCCCTCCCCGTCCACGAGAGGGGCTATGCCATCCTCGGCACACCCTCTGCCCTCGATACCGCGTCGGCAAAGTGGGAGGAGGCCACGCGCGAGATGATCGTGCTCGCGGAAAAGGCCGGGACACTGGAGAGACTGGCGCGCGAGATACAGAAGACGCGCCGGCGGGTGAACGCCCTCGAGAAGATCCTCATCCCGCGCCTCCAGTCGACGCGGAAATACATCGAGATGCACCTTGAAGAGAGGGAGAGGGAGGACCAGTTCCGAAGGAAGCGGATCAAGCACCTGAAGGGGGAGGCCGCGTGA